GCTTGTGTGCGTTCAACGTAGCCGTCAAAATTGCGATCGACATAATCATTAATGACGCAGCCAGCAGCACGCATTAGAAACGTGCCTAGGCAAAAAATAAGCAGCAGCAATGGATCTGGACGGCCATTGCTAGCAAACCAGAGTGCCCAAAGCGTAGGCCAGAGTAGTAATAGGGTACCGATTGGTTTGTCGATGCGCATGAGACGCGCGTAAGCAGAAATACGTGGCGGCATAGAGAAATGTTCTATTAAGAAAGGTCTATAAGCTTACTTTACTGATCATTATCAGCAGGGGAAGTAAGGAAAAATTATGGCAAAGCAGCCATAGGCGCTTGGTTTGTTGGGTTACTTACAATTGATGCTGGATAAGAAGACTTCTGTAACTAATAGTTTATCGCAGCCAGAGTAAAATACTGAACGTCTTGCCCATAGCCTTTGTGGTAAATGGCCCACTGCAGCTTGCGCTTTTTGCCAGAGAGGGTGGCGTGTATCGATACAGCACCAGCTTAGGCTTGAGCGTTGGATTTTAGGGTCAGCAAAAAGTAAGGCACCCAGTGGCCGGCTGCCACTACGACCAAATAGATGGAAGCCCTTGCGCAAGGCTGAGGCGGTGGTAATGCTGTGGGCGTATACCAGTGGCTGCTGATTACTTTTTAATAAAACTTCACGGCAGGCGATGTTTTGTTGATGCGCGATGGGGCCTAAGCAGTCCATTTCATCTAAATGGGCCGCTTGCCAGCCTTGGAAGATCACTTTTACGGAGATATTGGGAAAGTGTGCCATCAGCATTGTGGTGAGCGAGCCTCTCTCGGTAAGCCAAGGAAGTAAATGCCGTGGGGCAAGACAGAGTGGGGTGCGCCAGTGTTGCTGCAATGACATAAAAACACGCCAAGGTACAGAAAACGTCGATTATAAGCAGTGCCTGTGGGATTGTGTACTT
This genomic interval from Iodobacter fluviatilis contains the following:
- a CDS encoding chorismate--pyruvate lyase family protein — translated: MSLQQHWRTPLCLAPRHLLPWLTERGSLTTMLMAHFPNISVKVIFQGWQAAHLDEMDCLGPIAHQQNIACREVLLKSNQQPLVYAHSITTASALRKGFHLFGRSGSRPLGALLFADPKIQRSSLSWCCIDTRHPLWQKAQAAVGHLPQRLWARRSVFYSGCDKLLVTEVFLSSINCK